A window of the Citrus sinensis cultivar Valencia sweet orange chromosome 9, DVS_A1.0, whole genome shotgun sequence genome harbors these coding sequences:
- the LOC102615706 gene encoding synaptotagmin-5 isoform X1, producing the protein MGFVFGLVVGLVVGLGIIVGFVRSENARSKLRSELATTIAAFARMTVEDSKKILPAEFYPSWVVFSHRQKLTWLNHHLEKLWPYVNEAASELIKSSVEPVLEQYRPFILSSLKFSKFTLGTVAPQFTGVSIIEDGGSGVTMELEMQWDANSSIILAIKTRLGVALPVQVKNIGFTGVFRLIFRPLVDEFPGFAAVSYSLREKKKLDFTLKVVGGDISTIPGLSDSIEATIHDAIEDSITWPVRKIVPILPGDYSELELKPVGTLEVKLVQAKGLTNKDLIGKSDPYAVLFVRPLPEKTKKSKTINNDLNPIWNEHFEFIVEDESTQHLVVRIYDDEGIQSSELIGCAQVRLCELEPGKVKDVWLKLVKDLDVQRDTKYRGQVHLELLYCPFGMENVFTNPFAPNFSMTSLEKVLTNGEKALKSGANGTEAIELEKDASQKRREVIIRGVLSVTVILAENLPASDLMGKADPYVVLTMKKSETRNKTRVVNDCLNPIWNQTFDFVVEDGLHDMLIAEVWDHDTFGKDYMGRCILTLTRVILEGEYTDCFELDGTKSGKLKLHLKWMPQPIYRDT; encoded by the exons ATGGGATTTGTTTTCGGGCTAGTTGTCGGGCTAGTGGTCGGGCTTGGAATTATCGTCGGATTCGTGCGATCGGAGAATGCGCGATCCAAGCTCCGCTCTGAACTT GCAACAACAATAGCGGCGTTTGCACGGATGACAGTGGAAGATTCTAAAAAGATCTTGCCGGCCGAGTTCTATCCATCTTGGGTGGTCTTCTCGCATCGCCAGAAGTTGACTTGGCTTAATCATCATCTTGAGAAGCTCTGGCCCTATGTCAATGAG GCAGCTTCTGAGCTGATAAAGTCATCGGTAGAGCCAGTGCTAGAACAATATAGGCCGTTTATATTGTCTTCTCTCAAGTTTTCCAAATTCACTCTTGGTACCGTTGCGCCCCAATTTACAG GAGTTTCAATTATTGAAGACGGAGGCAGTGGCGTTACCATGGAGTTGGAAATGCAGTGGGATGCTAATTCAAGTATAATACTTGCAATCAAGACCAGACTTGGGGTGGCGCTACCTGTGCAG GTGAAAAACATTGGATTCACTGGAGTTTTCAGATTGATCTTTAGGCCGCTAGTGGACGAATTTCCTGGCTTTGCAGCTGTTAGTTATTCTCTAAGAGAGAAG AAAAAGTTGGATTTTACACTTAAAGTTGTTGGTGGTGACATATCAACTATTCCTGGACTTTCTGATTCTATTGAG GCAACCATACATGATGCAATTGAAGACTCAATCACTTGGCCAGTTAGGAAAATTGTTCCTATTTTGCCTGGGGATTACAG tgAACTTGAGTTGAAGCCCGTGGGGACATTAGAGGTGAAGCTTGTGCAAGCAAAGGGTTTAACCAATAAAGACCTGATTGGGAAATCAGATCCCTATGCAGTATTATTTGTACGACCTCTACCTGAAAAAACgaagaaaagtaaaacaatT AACAATGATTTAAATCCAATCTGGAATGAAcactttgaatttattgttgaaGACGAATCCACTCAGCACTTGGTTGTAAGAATTTATGATGATGAAGGGATTCAGTCATCTGAATTAATTGGATGCGCTCAAGTACGCCTATGTGAACTTGAGCCTGGCAAAGTTAAGGATGTATGGTTGAAGCTGGTTAAAGATTTGGATGTTCAAAGAGATACCAAATATAGGGGACAG GTGCACTTGGAACTCTTGTACTGTCCATTTGGAATGGAGAATGTGTTTACAAACCCTTTTGCTCCCAATTTTTCAATGACCTCCTTGGAGAAGGTTCTTACAAATGGGGAGAAGGCTCTTAAAAGTGGGGCAAATGGAACAGAAGCTATTGAACTTGAAAAAGATGCTTCtcagaagagaagagaggtTATTATTAGAGGAGTACTTTCTGTTACAGTAATATTAGCTGAAAACTTGCCTGCATCAGATTTGATGGGGAAGGCTGATCCCTATGTGGTGCTCACTATGAAGAAATCAGAgacaagaaacaaaactaGA GTTGTGAATGACTGCCTGAATCCAATTTGGAATCAAACTTTTGACTTTGTTGTTGAGGATGGATTGCATGACATGCTAATTGCTGAAGTATGGGATCATGACACATTTGGGAAG GACTACATGGGACGATGCATCTTGACATTGACAAGGGTTATATTGGAAGGAGAATACACAGACTGCTTTGAGCTTGATGGAACTAAATCAGGAAAATTAAAGTTGCACCTCAAGTGGATGCCGCAGCCTATTTATCGCGATACCTGA
- the LOC102615706 gene encoding synaptotagmin-4 isoform X2, with amino-acid sequence MGFVFGLVVGLVVGLGIIVGFVRSENARSKLRSELATTIAAFARMTVEDSKKILPAEFYPSWVVFSHRQKLTWLNHHLEKLWPYVNEAASELIKSSVEPVLEQYRPFILSSLKFSKFTLGTVAPQFTGVSIIEDGGSGVTMELEMQWDANSSIILAIKTRLGVALPVQVKNIGFTGVFRLIFRPLVDEFPGFAAVSYSLREKKKLDFTLKVVGGDISTIPGLSDSIEATIHDAIEDSITWPVRKIVPILPGDYSELELKPVGTLEVKLVQAKGLTNKDLIGKSDPYAVLFVRPLPEKTKKSKTIVHLELLYCPFGMENVFTNPFAPNFSMTSLEKVLTNGEKALKSGANGTEAIELEKDASQKRREVIIRGVLSVTVILAENLPASDLMGKADPYVVLTMKKSETRNKTRVVNDCLNPIWNQTFDFVVEDGLHDMLIAEVWDHDTFGKDYMGRCILTLTRVILEGEYTDCFELDGTKSGKLKLHLKWMPQPIYRDT; translated from the exons ATGGGATTTGTTTTCGGGCTAGTTGTCGGGCTAGTGGTCGGGCTTGGAATTATCGTCGGATTCGTGCGATCGGAGAATGCGCGATCCAAGCTCCGCTCTGAACTT GCAACAACAATAGCGGCGTTTGCACGGATGACAGTGGAAGATTCTAAAAAGATCTTGCCGGCCGAGTTCTATCCATCTTGGGTGGTCTTCTCGCATCGCCAGAAGTTGACTTGGCTTAATCATCATCTTGAGAAGCTCTGGCCCTATGTCAATGAG GCAGCTTCTGAGCTGATAAAGTCATCGGTAGAGCCAGTGCTAGAACAATATAGGCCGTTTATATTGTCTTCTCTCAAGTTTTCCAAATTCACTCTTGGTACCGTTGCGCCCCAATTTACAG GAGTTTCAATTATTGAAGACGGAGGCAGTGGCGTTACCATGGAGTTGGAAATGCAGTGGGATGCTAATTCAAGTATAATACTTGCAATCAAGACCAGACTTGGGGTGGCGCTACCTGTGCAG GTGAAAAACATTGGATTCACTGGAGTTTTCAGATTGATCTTTAGGCCGCTAGTGGACGAATTTCCTGGCTTTGCAGCTGTTAGTTATTCTCTAAGAGAGAAG AAAAAGTTGGATTTTACACTTAAAGTTGTTGGTGGTGACATATCAACTATTCCTGGACTTTCTGATTCTATTGAG GCAACCATACATGATGCAATTGAAGACTCAATCACTTGGCCAGTTAGGAAAATTGTTCCTATTTTGCCTGGGGATTACAG tgAACTTGAGTTGAAGCCCGTGGGGACATTAGAGGTGAAGCTTGTGCAAGCAAAGGGTTTAACCAATAAAGACCTGATTGGGAAATCAGATCCCTATGCAGTATTATTTGTACGACCTCTACCTGAAAAAACgaagaaaagtaaaacaatT GTGCACTTGGAACTCTTGTACTGTCCATTTGGAATGGAGAATGTGTTTACAAACCCTTTTGCTCCCAATTTTTCAATGACCTCCTTGGAGAAGGTTCTTACAAATGGGGAGAAGGCTCTTAAAAGTGGGGCAAATGGAACAGAAGCTATTGAACTTGAAAAAGATGCTTCtcagaagagaagagaggtTATTATTAGAGGAGTACTTTCTGTTACAGTAATATTAGCTGAAAACTTGCCTGCATCAGATTTGATGGGGAAGGCTGATCCCTATGTGGTGCTCACTATGAAGAAATCAGAgacaagaaacaaaactaGA GTTGTGAATGACTGCCTGAATCCAATTTGGAATCAAACTTTTGACTTTGTTGTTGAGGATGGATTGCATGACATGCTAATTGCTGAAGTATGGGATCATGACACATTTGGGAAG GACTACATGGGACGATGCATCTTGACATTGACAAGGGTTATATTGGAAGGAGAATACACAGACTGCTTTGAGCTTGATGGAACTAAATCAGGAAAATTAAAGTTGCACCTCAAGTGGATGCCGCAGCCTATTTATCGCGATACCTGA